The Balaenoptera acutorostrata chromosome 13, mBalAcu1.1, whole genome shotgun sequence region aaatttatttcttcttttttgagggGGCAGGGGTGCAAGTGTCTCAACTAGGGGTGGGAAAGAAGACTCAAACTAATCATCAGTTTTTGCGGGGATAAAATGTGCCTTTCACAGTGATACGTTATCATAGAAAATGTTCCCTTGCCTTAATTCAGATGgagtatttttctctctccaggTTCATGGAAATCTTAGCGCTGGTCACGGTCTCCTGGTGGAGTTGATAATCACATTTCAGTTGGTGTTTACTATTTTTGCCAGCTGTGATTCCAAACGGACTGATGTCACTGGTTCCATAGCTTTAGCAATTGGATTCTCTGTTGCAATTGGACATTTATTTGCAGTAAGTTTCCAAGCCCGTTTAAGCAATTGATCCATGTTGTTTATCCTCACCCTAGAGCTGGATGAAGATGTTATGTTTCACAGCTGTAGTTCTTTAGTATCCAGCTACGTCTGTCCattttaggtgatttttttttgctaactttgtgatgagaacattgATATGGCTTCTAACATCTGGACAGTTCCTCTAACTGACTTGGCAAATGGTAGCACATTGCAATGAAGTCTACCTGTTAGCAGCCCTGTTTCAGCAGTGTCTGAAGTTGTGTTCTTTTTCCCTATAGATCAATTACACTGGTGCCGGCATGAACCCCGCCCGATCCTTTGGACCTGCCGTTATCATGGGAAATTGGGAAAACCACTGGGTAACCACCATGTTCATTGTGCCTGTTTTCCTACAGTTGAGGACAATTACCCAGAGAGCTCTTTTCTTCCCATTATTTTGCTCACTAGTTTCTCTTCCTCCCAACTCTGAACCCCTAATTTATTACATCTTGCATAGAGACTAGGGAGAGACTAGGACAGATCTGCTACAAAACATCTCATATCAGTTCTGGGCCTTCagagacagtctttttttttttttttttaaagcactgctCTGGGCACTGTATCTGACAGACTTCAGCAGAATATATTGAACATGGAGTTTGCCTATATGGAACAAGTTAAAATCAGGGTGGTGAAGTGAATATGGTGTTTAAATAATTGAAAGTAAATCCTTCCCAGCAGTAACGTAAAATacgcttgcaaaaaaaaaaaggaagaagaagaagaagagaaagagaaatgcttAAAAGCATAGCCCATTGcaaaaatatttaccttttttgtttACAAAAGCATGAACCCAGTTAATAGTATGGGAGTTGGAAGCATTTGAACTGCAGATGATGAGAAATAATTAGTGCAAATATTTATGCTATTATCACCATAATCATAGCtggaaaaagaaatgactttcagAAAAGACACACTTCTCAGCCTCATGCCTACCCTACTTATTAACGTGGGGACAGTGCTTCCAGAGAGCAGTGGTATCCATTGTTAAATACCACAGTCAATTTCTTTTCAATTGTCTCTtaccaaaaagaaatttaaatccgTTAAATGAATAATGTGGCAGTTTTGAAGACCTCTTACACACTAATTTACAATAACCAATAAAAATAGGTGTATGTCAGCCAGCTTCAAATGGagcttttcttttcatgtatatGTTGTGAATGCtcttttacatcttttatttttaagtcatgAATGTAAGAATATGTcacttatgtttttaatttatgttcTTATTgtagtatagtggatttacaatgttatgttagtttcaggtgtacagcaaactgattcagttatacctactcagattcttttccattgtaggtgtCGCTTATGTTTTAATCTCACGCATACAGTGGTTATTGACACAGTCACACGCACTCAACCTTGATGTACGTTGCAAATGAGAAGAAATTGCCCCACTGCTATATGCATTCACTTCTAAGAAAAGTGTACCTATCTATTCCATTAAAGTAATCTATCCCATTAAGTAACAGCATGAGAGTCAGTGATCAAAAGCAAGGTTTTGGACCCAGACATGAAAAACTTAGTCAACAATACCACCCATGAGATTGGTTACTTTGCCACTGATATTTGCATATATGTCTCTAAAGATTTGCCATATTAATGGGAATACAAATTTGTAACGGGCAGTGTATAGATCTTATGATAAAAGTACAACTTTTAGGTCATCTTATTCAaacaatttttgtaaataaaatttagaaaaatgacaACTTTTAATCCATGAGGACTTTAATGTgtgaatgaaaatatatgtttttattaattaCTTGAGTTGTGGTACACTAGTTAAAATTTAAGTAGCAAGAAAATCCTTAGCTGTTGATTGAATCCAAGGTTTCCCGTTGTTGCTATTTTATAACAAACTTAATCCTACAGAAAATGGATGTCCATTTTGTAGCAAAGCTTGTGTGAAATTAACAACTAATTTAAAGTATGTctgtagatagatggatagacaataaataacaagatATTAATGATGAATTTTGTGTGTAGTGTAATAACATTTTTTAGTCTTCTTTTCTGGATTTCTATATTTTTAGCAGTAGAACTTCTTTacctttatgaattttaaaagttactttaaagGGCATTCTGAGTTTGGGAATAGCAACTTGAAACtgagatttgtttatttttgagagCATGTGGCTAGACATCTTCTTCGTAGGTGTTTTGGGGGAAATGTCATAATGATTTAGCAGTCCCTTTTCTCCCTTGCGGGATTTGTAGCTTGTGGAATAGAACATACCAAATGAGATCTTACCAAAGGAACAAAGCGCAAAGACATTTAGAGGAGGGCTCTCATTTCTCCTTTGAAAGGGCATAGAGAAGGTAAACTCTGACATGGTTTCTTTCATGTTCAAGATAAGGAACGTGAACATAAGGTTCTTGTAGCCACTTTGTCAACAATTTCCCTGTACAGTGTATGTGTTCAGTTTCAGCTTAAAGTTTGAATTTTCTTTAGattttgcaatgaggacgctagGTGAGCTTCGTTTCCAGAGAGTGTTTTAAGCCAGAAGCATTCATCAGACTGTTTTCAAATGAGAGAAGTGTAGCATCATAGAAAACAGTATAATGGTTCAAAAGAGAGGTCtgaaatcagacagacctgaaATCCCAGCTCAACCACTTGCTAAGCATGAAATCTTAAGCAAGTTTCTCATCCTCTCTGCGTGTCCATTTTCTTacccataaaatggaataataataatatctatctcaAAGGTCATCATtcgaattaaatgagttaatacaagaAAAGCACTGagtatagccagctgagaaagagtgctcaataaatagacAGGGTTTTTGTTGCTCAAGtctatctgttgaatgaatgtctAATATTCTACAGCCTACGTGTGCTCTAAAGCAAGTGTTGAAGTTTATCCAAACTCAAAACTTGTTTTATTCTAGACATATAACTAATATGATAGAAACTTccagttattgaaataaaatccTATGGAATGGCTAATCCTCAACTAACCATCATCCATAAATGCAGTACAGATTTTTCCACCAAGTCATCAGTGTAAGAACCATGAAAGCACTCTGCAAGAAGATTAATGGGCAAACCATGAGGTTTTCTCTTAAATCAAATCACCAAACTTGAGAGAGGAAATCATGTAACATAAGGAAAGTGACTTATAGCCAGCCTAGTCCCATACATCTTTAAATTGTCTAGGAAACAATGGAATGGAGCAAGTTACAATGAAATTGGAACTATGAAGTACTTTACAAGTATTATTTCAATTTAATCCTGACAACCCATGaggtatgtattattattatccctgttttgcagatgaggaaattaagattTAGGAAGTTATGTAACAGATTCAAGCAGTAACAAGATTGCTAAGTGGTCGAGCTCATATTCCATTTATCATGCTGTACTGAATAATTAAAGCCCCAAGTGATACAATCTGTACTATGGTTGTGATTATGCAAAAGACCAGTGTAAGATggcaatattaagaaaaaaagtactcTCCAGAAAATTTTTCCTCTATTTCAGCTGAAGAAGTCGTACCCCTAAAGAGGACCTATCTTTACTGTAAGGATTAtcagaaaatggaaagaacataATTAATGAAagcaggaaaagagaagaggaaacagtcttttcttattttctgttcaaATGTTATTTAGCAATATATGGATCTCTGATGTAGATTTAAtgtattctcttattttctttccatttctctctctccttttttaaaatgcatgactcatttgctctctctctttttttaaaaataatggcttatgttttttttttttttttttttttggctgtgttgtgtcttcattcctggacacaggcttttctctggttgcggcgaacagaggctactcttcattgcagtgtggtggcttctcttgttgcggagcatgggctctaggcacgcgggcttcagtcattgtggcttgtgggctctagagctcaggctcagtagttgtggcacacgggcttagttgctccgtggcatgtgggatcttcccggaccagggctcgaacccatgtcccctgcattggcaggcagattctcaagcactgcgccaccagggaatccccacaTTTGCTCTCTTAATTTAAACCAGCTAAGTTCTATATCCATGCCTTGTTCAAAGGAATAGTTTTACTCTACTTACACTCTATAACTCTTCCATCTTTCCCCCAGATATATTGGGTTGGACCAATAATAGGAGCTGTCCTCGCTGGTGGCCTTTATGAGTATGTCTTTTGTCCAGATGTTGAACTCAAACGTCGTTTTAAAGAAGCCTTCAACAAAGCTGCCCAGCAAACAAAAGGGAGCTACATGGAGGTGGAGGACAACAGGAGCCAGGTAGAGACCGACGACTTGATTCTAAAACCTGGAGTGGTGCACGTGATCGACATTGATCGGGGTgaggaaaagaaggggaaagacCCATCCGGAGAGGTGTTGTCTTCAGTATGACTAGAAGATAGCACTGAAAGCAGACAAGAGCCCTTAGAATGCTCCTCAGATTTTCTTCCGCCCATTAAGGAAACAGATTTGTTATAAATTAGACATGTGCAGGTTTGTTGTTTCATGTCATATTACTCAGTctagacagtaaatatttcattatttaccAAGGAGGAATGAAAGAAACCTATCATGAAtttcaaatctaaaaaaaaaagaaaaatctttttgaagTATCCCCAAAGCCAATGTGTATCTAGTTTATCTAGTTGCTATTCATTAATAatcaatttaaaatgtgtatcaaGATTTTATTAAGGCTTGCCTGACAACTTACAGACATACCTATCAGCTTACTCCTCCTCTCCCACGAAACCAGTATTGTCAATCCTCATTTGAGTATTTATTCTGTTAAATCAAGTTAATCAATGGCAAAACACAGAGTATGTCATAGAGTCATGCACATTCAAGAGAGCAAATACAGCAAGCTCTTTTATAACCAGCTCCCCTAGGTTAAACTACCTCGGCAAAAGAATATTAACAAGAGTCATTGCTAGtgaattgttttcatttatatttcaaatatccaACTTTCAACCCAAACTCCAATTCATAatattccttcctcctcctcagtgCCCAAGGTAATATGGAACTAAAGCCCAGAAATTCAAAGAATGTTCAGAAATCCTATATGTGTTCCACCTAATAAAACATCCACATCATAAGGCACCTATTGAGATTCAGGACAAACAGACTTGTAAGATCTTATGGGGGTGGGTGGAAATTTACCATCATACAAAAATcataaggaaaaaggaaatctgCATGCTGGTTTCAAATAGTTGATCTGTTTTCAGTGCACATCCTCAAATATACCGCATGAGGTTAACAATCTAAGCTTTTAACCACTTAaccattttgcttatttttttaatttattggcaaaactgggggttttgtttgtttgtcattTTGGTTAACTATATTTAAACATTAGCTGAGACATATTTTTGATAGCAAGAACATAACTAGTTGAGTCCTGACTTTTTGTTAATTATTAAGCTCTGCTCGTTCTAGAAGGTGTAAACTGGCCCTGCCAGTCCCAATCACTGCTACTCTCCCACTTTTCATGACACTTGTTGATAATCTTCATTGTGCGCGtcaatattttaatgaattaaaaatgcaTGAGAGACAAGGAACGACATGACCGCAAAGTAAAAGGGCGGGGGCATCAAAACGCTCTGTATTCAAAGCTGACTAGATGACCAATCTTTCATTTGTAGAGATACTGTAggtttttttaagcattttcatTACTGACTCATTTATTTGTCAAAAtaacttgtttttttcatataCTGCTTTGCCTTCTGTCAGTAAAATGGTCTCTGGAAACCCCGGTTTCTATCATCTTAACTGTCTAGTCCAGCCTTTATCTTAAAGAGCTGAAAAAGTCAATTTCACTGAACAAAAGCTAATAGTAAAGCAAAATCCTATCACTGCAAAGAGTGGCTTGTAAATAGCTAATAATCAAGGGCTGTCTTCTCCTACTCACAGTTCCAACTGTGCGCCACTTTTTAGTGTTAACGGCAGTTGCGTGTGTGTGGCAGTGAGATAATGGACCACTATTAAATCTGATTGTCTTCGGTGCTAAGAAAGTAATGAACGAGGTTCCCCGAGAGACAGCACACCAGTGGGGTCCCTGGGAGTCCCCCTGACATCTTTTTGGCAGGTGCCTAAATCCCAGGCCCCTTTGATGGTTGGCCACACCCTCCACCGCTGAGGCACATTGCTTCCTGTTTGGGGCACCATCTATAGGAACTAGGGTGTATTTCTAATGATGGATCTTTTCAAATGTTTGCACAATATACCCTTAAAGGCTTAAAACTGGGGATGGTTGAGCTCAAAAGATAATGCTATCAACCATCAGCAAACATGTCAGttcaaaaataagtaaagttAGCAAGGAAAAAACGGAAACATTTTCCAAATACGCTTACAATTTACTAgtttatgatcatttttattCAGCCATATGGTTTACTTCTAATACCCTCACTTTTATACTCACTTCAGTTAGAGCATTCAATAAGTtagtgctggggaaaaaaaaaacaaaaccctcatgAGTGACGTTTTTGCCATTTGTTTTCCAGCAAcgagcagagtgcctggcacatagtaggtattcaaagCAAGTGTGTTAgttaagaagaaatatatatatataaatttcatttGTGATTTAAGGAgatacaaaattttcttttaatctttattttgctCCATATTTAATAAAAGCATGAGTTCAAGGACTACTAAGGAAGGCCatataaatgtaaaaaccataaaatatatttttgcattCTACTCTTTTAGGGGCATGCAGACAATGAAAGCTTTTGCACTTTTCTTGCCCTGCATATGAGAcaacatattttgtatttcactcAAGGCTCTACcagtaaaaagtaatgaaattgtacctttctaatGACATCTCTGCAGCAGGGGTCTTTTGCCTTGTGGATGGCACCAAATTATCCAAGTGTATTAGGAGACTGGGGCTTTTTCCTTTAATCCCCTCTTATTAATGAAGTGCATGGTGCTGCTCCCAGGAGAGTGCTGCTGACAGATATACAGAAAAgagatcagagagaaaacactggAAGGACATAAATGAATTATACCCAGCCAGGAAACGATGCCAGCCGTCTCTTCCCTAAGGAAAAGTACAACAAGCACCCCCCAAATTGTAAGGTGGTCCCTGCACTGCAAATGTATATAGTTTGTCAAAAGAGTACAAAGGGTAAACGTCACTTTTAAGTTTTCAGGGCTTTCTTTAAAATTGGGAGCCCAGAATTTGAATGTATGTTTCCGTGATAGAAGACGACATTTTCTTCGAAGAGTCCTCAACTTTTACACTGGAAGGAAGTATTTTCTGGCATCTAAATAGTTGCTTAAATGTAAGATTCTTACACTTTGTTTCTGCCACTTGATGTTTTCATAAATTCTTATACTTTCTATCGTCTGACCCTTTTGCTAATGCAGTTGGTAGGTGCTGGCTTAAACTGTGGCTCAGTCTTGAAGATTTTACAAGATGAGAAATATCTCGCTAACATGTATGATGGAATTAAGCTATCTAATTAGTAGAGGTCTGATTCCAAACAGCACAGAATATTCTTCTTAGGTCGTGAAACCAAGCAACTCACGTACCGGTTTAAACTCCATAATGaaccagaaaattccaaaatagaATAGCAAATTCAAATGCTAGAATCAATCCCAGTGATCTATTGTAGCCTGTTGACACTGTCCCCACACGTTGTGaacatttgaaagagaaattgcCTTTGTGAAAGCTGAAGATGACAGTGCAAGCCCAGCAGACAAACTTATCAGACAAAAGAAAGCCAATGTAAATTCTCATCATAAGCATTATAGAATATGCAAACAgaatattttatacttgaaagtaATTTTGTCTTTCCTAATATGATTATGGCATCAAAATTATTAGAAAGATGTATTTACTGTCTGGAAAGTGTAACATAACAAAACTCACTCTCTTTACCCCAAATCATGTTAATTGCATTGGTGTTGTAATACTTTACAGATCACCCCAAAATAGCAGTAACTTTTGAAACCCTCTCTAAAATACATGGAAGACATTTAATTCAGGGCTTAAAAACTGTGGCCACTCACTTTGGCAAATGACAATAACCTATGAAAATAGATGTCAAATAAATCTTATACAACCTGTACAGTAAACATTAAACTTAAGAGCAATTATAGTGTTACCTATGCATGTTAAAATCCAAGAGCTAAAAAATACACTGAATTTATATAACCAATCGGAATGTATTTCTAGATTCTCTTCAGGATTAATTAAATAAACATGCAATTTATGAAACTATATAAACAATTATTTATCACTTTTATGACCCAAATCACAATAAAATTGTAATTCATGATAAACTAGTGAGAATAAACTGAACATATGGTCATATTCACAATTCTTTATTAACTGAAATGTTATTCCAACGTTAGAGCTAATGTTAAGGAGATTGAAACTGTAATGTTTAATATTTGGAATAATCTATTAAAGTCTTAGCATTGTGGTTGATTTCCATGAATTATGTTGTATCTCATATTACTAAGCTTGTGCAAATAAActgtttaatgttttaaaatgtgtttgatgaTTTTGAAAATTCATCCAGAGCTTTTGCAAGTCCCATCCTAGAAGCGTCATTTAGAAGGACCAGAGGTTTAGATATTTGAGTACAATCAACGCCAAATGAAATGGTGGTGGAAtccatataataaaaaaaagttttgagagCCTGCAGAGTACACAGTGTGGTAGGTCCTCATATCGACAGTGAAAATTGTGTTTTCGTGGGCTTAATTCTAAATGTTCACATCTATGCAAAATAGACCATTGAATATCGACTGTCATTGTAGAGTCAAAAAGTgaagactgggcttccctggtggcgcagtggttgagaatctgcttgctaatgcaggggacacgggttcgagccctggtctgggacgatcccacatgctgcggagcgactaggcccgtgagccacaactactgagcctgcacgtctggagcctgtgctccgcaacaagagaggccgcgatagtgagaggcccgcgcaccgcgatgaagagtggcccccgcttgccgcaactagagaaagcccttgcacagaaacgaagacccaacacagccaaaaatacataaataaataaatttttttttaaaaagtgaagacttAAACAACTGTGACTCAAATGAGGCTGGTATTACTAATTAGATGATCCATCCTTAGGGCATTTGGCAAATTCTGCCTACCCAGATGGATAATGTAGGCTCAATGAGAACTGGTTTACTCCCTTGGGTTCTTGGTTTGAACCTC contains the following coding sequences:
- the AQP4 gene encoding aquaporin-4 isoform X3, with the protein product MTLWSKCGPLCRRESIMVAFKGVWTQAFWKAVTAEFLAMLIFVLLSLGSTINWGGAEKPLPVDMVLISLCFGLSIATMVQCFGHISGGHINPAVTVAMVCTRRISIAKSVFYITAQCLGAIIGAGILYLVTPPSVVGGLGVTTVHGNLSAGHGLLVELIITFQLVFTIFASCDSKRTDVTGSIALAIGFSVAIGHLFAINYTGAGMNPARSFGPAVIMGNWENHWIYWVGPIIGAVLAGGLYEYVFCPDVELKRRFKEAFNKAAQQTKGSYMEVEDNRSQVETDDLILKPGVVHVIDIDRGEEKKGKDPSGEVLSSV
- the AQP4 gene encoding aquaporin-4 isoform X1; protein product: MSPLPNQPDPGSWGLKCGPLCRRESIMVAFKGVWTQAFWKAVTAEFLAMLIFVLLSLGSTINWGGAEKPLPVDMVLISLCFGLSIATMVQCFGHISGGHINPAVTVAMVCTRRISIAKSVFYITAQCLGAIIGAGILYLVTPPSVVGGLGVTTVHGNLSAGHGLLVELIITFQLVFTIFASCDSKRTDVTGSIALAIGFSVAIGHLFAINYTGAGMNPARSFGPAVIMGNWENHWIYWVGPIIGAVLAGGLYEYVFCPDVELKRRFKEAFNKAAQQTKGSYMEVEDNRSQVETDDLILKPGVVHVIDIDRGEEKKGKDPSGEVLSSV
- the AQP4 gene encoding aquaporin-4 isoform X2 — its product is MSDRPAARQWGKCGPLCRRESIMVAFKGVWTQAFWKAVTAEFLAMLIFVLLSLGSTINWGGAEKPLPVDMVLISLCFGLSIATMVQCFGHISGGHINPAVTVAMVCTRRISIAKSVFYITAQCLGAIIGAGILYLVTPPSVVGGLGVTTVHGNLSAGHGLLVELIITFQLVFTIFASCDSKRTDVTGSIALAIGFSVAIGHLFAINYTGAGMNPARSFGPAVIMGNWENHWIYWVGPIIGAVLAGGLYEYVFCPDVELKRRFKEAFNKAAQQTKGSYMEVEDNRSQVETDDLILKPGVVHVIDIDRGEEKKGKDPSGEVLSSV
- the AQP4 gene encoding aquaporin-4 isoform X4 → MVAFKGVWTQAFWKAVTAEFLAMLIFVLLSLGSTINWGGAEKPLPVDMVLISLCFGLSIATMVQCFGHISGGHINPAVTVAMVCTRRISIAKSVFYITAQCLGAIIGAGILYLVTPPSVVGGLGVTTVHGNLSAGHGLLVELIITFQLVFTIFASCDSKRTDVTGSIALAIGFSVAIGHLFAINYTGAGMNPARSFGPAVIMGNWENHWIYWVGPIIGAVLAGGLYEYVFCPDVELKRRFKEAFNKAAQQTKGSYMEVEDNRSQVETDDLILKPGVVHVIDIDRGEEKKGKDPSGEVLSSV